DNA from Xiphias gladius isolate SHS-SW01 ecotype Sanya breed wild chromosome 9, ASM1685928v1, whole genome shotgun sequence:
AAAGAAAAGGCACCACATTACCGCTCCATCACCGTTGTCCTGCCAGAAGCCATCAGCTTAGAGAAGCAGGACTTTTTCGTTACCCTCCTGGTCAAGATGCTGGCGATCCAGAAACAGCAGGGAACTCTGATGGGCTTCTCCTTCTACTGGGAAATTCTTGGTGCGCTGTCAAAGATTCACCAACAGGCCAGCCTGTTGGGTGAAGAAATATTTGAGAACAAGACTCTAATGCAGAGTATTCGTGATACTCACTTTGACATGGTTCTTTTGGACCCGGGCTTGCCTGTAGGGGTTCTGCTGGCCCATGAACTTAAGCTGCCGACCGTTTTTAACGTGCGGTGGATCACCAGTGGAGATGGGCATTTTCTGGTCGCTCCATCTCCATTATCCTACGTCCCAACTTCAGGTCATGTTGCATCGGATAAGATGCACTTTGGGCAAAGATTCAAAAATACATTGCACTATTTCCTCAACATGTGCATTGACAGGTTAATAGTATGCCCTCCCTATGATAGACTGGTGGACAGgtactttggtccagatgtgAACTTCTATGACCTCCTACAAGGTGCAGACATCTGGCTCATGAGGGTGGACTTTGTCTTTGAATTCCCCAGACCCACCATGCCAAACATCATCTACATTGGTGGTTTTCAGTGTAAGCCGTTTAAGCCTTTATCATCAGAGCTGGAGGAGTTTGTTCAAAGTTCAGGAGAGCATGGGTTCATCCTGATGTCTCTAGGTACACTGGTCCAAGGTCTACCTGTAGAAATAACTTCCGAAATCGCTGCGGCCTTTGCCCAAATTCCTCAAAAGGTCATATGGAGGCATGCCGGCGAGCGCCCCAACAATCTGGGCAACAATACCCTTCTGGTGAAATGGATGCCCCAGAACGACCTCTTGGGTCACCCGAAGATCAAAGCCTTTGTGGCCCATGGTGGTGCTAATGGGATCTATGAGTCCATCTACCATGGAGTTCCGATGATAGGCATTCCTCTTCTGTTTGACCAGTTCGAAAACGTCTTGAGATTGGAAACACGAGGAGCTATCAAGGTGGTGGATGCCACCAAACTCACCCGCCAGAACTTTCTGGAAGCAATACAAGAAGTTATTCAAAATCCCTCCTACAGGAACACAATGAAGCATCTCTCTGATCTCCATCGGGATAAGCCAATGCATCCTTTGGAAACTGCAGTGTTCTGGATCGAGTTTGTTATGAGACACAAAGGAGCTCCGCATTTACGCACTGAGTCTTATAAGATGCCCAAGTATGCTTATTATTCTGTGGACGTAATAGGCTTTTTGTTAGCTATCCTGTTGctgctgacagcagctgtgGTGGGATCAATACGATTCCTGTGCTGTCGACTGTGCAGGAGGAGAAAACCCAAGCAGGAGTAGTCGCTGAATCCTCCAATAGgtcaaatattttaaaggataaagctGATGATATCCAtagttttcttattgtcaacaaaccccattaaaagaaaaaggaacagttaactgatcctactaacaagttattgtctgtgtatccaaaccCCGATATATCTCAttcctccattgttgtccaagaactattaaaaaaacacatcaatgagtcacactgttgtgctgggtgacatgttccttcataacaatgaacacacacactgtagtttattttgtgtcagccctacacacactgtcctgctgccacaaatactcacaaGAACACCACATGTGTACTGAGTAGCTGCTAAAAATAGTCGCCccacaaatgcactatttactcccGTTTGAGGAACTTgggctaaaaactacagtgaccagctgttttaagaaaagttactgagccttttttaagaaaatggaaCTAAATActttgtgagctgtttttaagaTTTACTGTGCATCTTCATTAGGGGCCAGTGGGCTTGGAGAGCCACAGACGGTTAAGTAAAGGTAGAAGATATTTACAGGCGGACTAACAcactgctggttttggtctggACGTGGG
Protein-coding regions in this window:
- the LOC120794141 gene encoding UDP-glucuronosyltransferase 1A1-like; the encoded protein is MGSVPGLSVLLLAVSVSLLTSPSVQAGKILVFPVDGSHWINMDLLIQSLHARGHEVTVVRTATSWYIKEKAPHYRSITVVLPEAISLEKQDFFVTLLVKMLAIQKQQGTLMGFSFYWEILGALSKIHQQASLLGEEIFENKTLMQSIRDTHFDMVLLDPGLPVGVLLAHELKLPTVFNVRWITSGDGHFLVAPSPLSYVPTSGHVASDKMHFGQRFKNTLHYFLNMCIDRLIVCPPYDRLVDRYFGPDVNFYDLLQGADIWLMRVDFVFEFPRPTMPNIIYIGGFQCKPFKPLSSELEEFVQSSGEHGFILMSLGTLVQGLPVEITSEIAAAFAQIPQKVIWRHAGERPNNLGNNTLLVKWMPQNDLLGHPKIKAFVAHGGANGIYESIYHGVPMIGIPLLFDQFENVLRLETRGAIKVVDATKLTRQNFLEAIQEVIQNPSYRNTMKHLSDLHRDKPMHPLETAVFWIEFVMRHKGAPHLRTESYKMPKYAYYSVDVIGFLLAILLLLTAAVVGSIRFLCCRLCRRRKPKQE